The Salinibaculum sp. SYNS191 genome has a window encoding:
- the gyrB gene encoding DNA topoisomerase (ATP-hydrolyzing) subunit B, with the protein MAEDSEYGAGQIQVLEGLQAVRKRPAMYIGSTDTRGLHHLVYEVVDNSIDEALAGHCDTIEVTIHEDSSVSVSDDGRGIPVDTHEEHGRPAVEVIMTVLHAGGKFDNKSYQVSGGLHGVGVSVVNALSKWLEVTIKRDGAVWHQRFDHGEPEFELERVRDMDPGEETGSEIRFWPDDDIFETRDFVSSTLESRLRELAFLNSGVEITLVDEREDTEQSFHYGGGIREFVEYLNETKTRLHEDVIYFEDEEAIDEGPVHVEVAMQATDELQGSLHAFANNINTREGGTHMTGFKTALTRVVNDYAQDNGLLRDLDDTLKGDDIREGLTAVISIKHPDPQFEGQTKTKLGNSEVRGIVESAVHEELGTYFEEHPDTAEAIVSKAVEAAKARKAAKKAEELTRRKSALDSTALPGKLADCQTRDPSESELFVVEGDSAGGSAKQGRNPEFQAILPIRGKILNVEKHRLDRILENNEIRNLITALGTGIGDEFDIEDARYEKIIFMCDADVDGAHIRTLLLTLFYRHMKPLLEAGYVYAAQPPLYRIRYRGETYDAMTEAERNEIVQEKCDGNPDQVQRFKGLGEMNPEQLWDTTMNPETRHLKQITIEDAAAADKMFSVLMGDAVEPRKQFIKEHAPEAEWVDI; encoded by the coding sequence ATGGCTGAGGACAGCGAGTATGGCGCAGGGCAGATTCAGGTACTCGAGGGGTTGCAAGCCGTCCGGAAGCGACCGGCGATGTACATCGGTTCGACCGACACACGGGGGCTTCACCATCTCGTCTACGAGGTCGTCGACAACTCCATCGACGAGGCACTGGCCGGCCACTGCGACACCATCGAAGTGACAATCCACGAGGATAGCTCCGTCTCCGTCAGCGACGACGGCCGCGGGATTCCCGTCGACACCCACGAGGAACACGGCAGGCCCGCAGTGGAGGTCATCATGACCGTGCTCCACGCCGGCGGGAAGTTCGACAACAAGTCCTACCAGGTCTCGGGGGGCCTCCACGGCGTCGGCGTCAGCGTGGTCAACGCACTCTCGAAGTGGCTGGAGGTCACGATAAAGCGCGACGGGGCGGTCTGGCACCAGCGCTTCGACCACGGCGAACCCGAGTTCGAACTGGAGCGAGTGCGGGACATGGACCCCGGCGAGGAGACCGGCAGCGAGATTCGGTTCTGGCCCGACGACGACATCTTCGAGACCAGGGACTTCGTCTCCTCGACGCTGGAGTCGCGGCTCCGCGAACTGGCCTTCCTCAACTCCGGCGTCGAGATAACCCTCGTCGACGAGCGCGAGGACACCGAGCAGTCGTTCCACTACGGGGGCGGCATCCGCGAGTTCGTCGAGTACCTCAACGAGACGAAGACCCGGCTCCACGAGGACGTTATCTACTTCGAGGACGAGGAGGCCATCGACGAGGGACCGGTCCACGTCGAGGTGGCGATGCAGGCCACCGACGAACTCCAGGGGTCGCTGCACGCCTTCGCGAACAACATCAACACACGCGAGGGCGGCACCCACATGACCGGGTTCAAGACCGCGCTGACCCGCGTCGTCAACGACTACGCCCAGGACAACGGCTTGCTCCGTGACCTGGACGACACCCTCAAGGGTGACGACATCCGCGAGGGACTGACGGCGGTCATCTCGATCAAGCACCCCGACCCGCAGTTCGAGGGCCAGACGAAGACGAAACTCGGCAACTCCGAAGTGCGGGGCATCGTCGAGTCGGCGGTCCACGAGGAACTGGGGACCTACTTCGAGGAACACCCGGACACCGCCGAGGCCATCGTCTCGAAGGCCGTCGAGGCCGCGAAAGCCCGCAAGGCCGCCAAGAAGGCCGAGGAACTGACGCGCCGGAAGTCCGCGCTCGACTCGACGGCGCTGCCCGGGAAACTGGCGGACTGCCAGACGCGCGACCCCAGCGAGTCCGAACTGTTCGTCGTGGAGGGCGACTCCGCGGGCGGCAGCGCGAAGCAGGGCCGCAATCCGGAGTTCCAGGCCATCCTCCCCATCCGGGGGAAGATTCTGAACGTCGAGAAGCACCGCCTGGACCGGATTCTGGAGAACAACGAGATCCGCAACCTCATCACCGCACTCGGGACGGGCATCGGCGACGAGTTCGACATCGAGGACGCGCGCTACGAGAAAATCATCTTCATGTGCGACGCAGACGTCGACGGCGCGCACATCCGCACGCTGCTGTTGACGCTGTTCTACCGCCACATGAAGCCGCTACTCGAAGCGGGTTACGTCTACGCCGCGCAACCGCCGCTGTACCGCATCCGCTATCGCGGCGAGACCTACGACGCGATGACCGAGGCGGAGCGCAACGAGATCGTCCAGGAGAAGTGCGACGGCAACCCGGACCAGGTCCAGCGGTTCAAGGGCCTGGGCGAGATGAACCCCGAACAGCTCTGGGACACGACGATGAACCCGGAGACGCGCCACCTCAAGCAGATAACCATCGAGGACGCCGCCGCGGCGGACAAGATGTTCTCCGTGCTGATGGGTGACGCCGTCGAACCGCGCAAGCAGTTCATCAAGGAACACGCGCCGGAAGCGGAGTGGGTGGACATATGA